A region from the Ichthyobacterium seriolicida genome encodes:
- a CDS encoding tail fiber domain-containing protein, with translation MKRNIFFISFFLLTVVRESLFSNTFPDRLSYQILVRDDQGNVLKDSFIKIRISLFINDASLGEKIVYSETHRVKTSKDGIASLKIGDGDKLYVYKALKLTDLDWEVPHMIKTELDLNDNGQYDIKRKGELLTVPYAIYANTARKIIVVNNLSSHSNIIPLSANQGRILSERLQTSIHKNKIVDNLNSNDGTKVLSAAQGKALKDQVDTKLNISDIVDDLTTNDPNKALSAAQGKSLKDQVDTKLNISDIVDDLTTNDPNKALSAAQGKSLKDQVDTKLNISDIVDDLTTNDSNKALSAAQGKSLKDQVDTKLNISDIVDDLTTNDAKKALSAAKGKSLKDQVDTKLNISDIVDDLTTNDAAKALSAAKGKSLKDQVDTKLNISDIVDDLTTNDAKKALSAAKGKSLKDQVDTKLNISDIVDDLTTNDAAKALSAAQGKSLKDQVDTKLNIFDIVDDLTTNDAAKALSAAQGKKLDEKINKNVTLIKDPRGNLITKWSGKGSNGTSGGVPVAGGAISGTGIENSFLGINSGNAITSGYRNTAFGFKSLENNTIGSDNISIGAYSLANNTEATQNTSIGSYSLNQLVFGLGNVGIGGRSLYEMTRGSENIAIGINTLHNMTTGDNNIAIGSEAGYYIRDKKTPLKESNNSIFIGANTKSLLDNSENEIVIGYDAIGHGNNTVTIGNAKTTTQIFLDARTVYAENIQVLSDKRIKSIIGISDKESDLKKLLDIEITDYSMRDTNKLGNQHFKKVIAQQIEGIVPNIVEKNSGVIPSVYESSSSIETIDNITSITTKKSHGFSKGDMVRLILDDNKEILVKVKEIKSANTFVVYLGDEVSPNKVFVYGKEVDDLRSVDYDGLTTLNISATQAIYNHMIKLNVKLNEELSNTKEKLSATEEKLNALIEELRKSNLLSE, from the coding sequence ATGAAAAGAAATATTTTTTTTATATCATTTTTTTTACTCACAGTAGTTAGAGAATCATTATTTTCTAATACTTTTCCCGATAGATTGAGTTACCAAATTCTAGTAAGAGATGATCAAGGCAATGTATTGAAGGATAGTTTTATCAAAATACGAATATCATTATTTATTAATGACGCTTCCCTTGGCGAGAAGATAGTATATAGCGAAACTCATAGAGTCAAAACTAGTAAAGATGGCATAGCGTCTTTAAAGATAGGCGATGGTGATAAACTTTACGTTTATAAAGCTTTAAAATTAACAGATTTAGATTGGGAAGTTCCTCATATGATTAAGACAGAATTAGATCTGAATGATAATGGACAATACGATATAAAGAGAAAGGGTGAGCTGCTTACTGTTCCATATGCTATATATGCTAATACTGCCAGAAAAATTATTGTTGTAAATAATCTAAGTTCTCATAGTAATATCATTCCTCTATCAGCTAATCAGGGTAGAATATTGTCTGAAAGGCTACAAACCAGTATCCATAAGAATAAGATAGTAGATAATTTAAATAGCAATGATGGCACAAAGGTATTATCAGCAGCGCAAGGAAAAGCTCTTAAGGATCAAGTAGATACTAAATTAAATATTTCTGATATAGTAGATGATTTAACCACTAATGATCCTAATAAGGCCTTATCGGCAGCTCAGGGGAAGAGTCTTAAGGATCAAGTAGATACTAAATTAAATATATCTGATATAGTAGATGATTTAACCACTAATGATCCTAATAAGGCCTTATCGGCAGCTCAGGGGAAGAGTCTTAAGGATCAAGTAGATACTAAATTAAATATATCTGATATAGTAGATGATTTAACCACTAATGATTCTAATAAGGCCTTATCGGCAGCTCAGGGGAAGAGTCTTAAGGATCAAGTAGATACTAAATTAAATATATCTGATATAGTAGATGATTTAACCACTAATGATGCTAAAAAGGCCTTGTCGGCAGCTAAAGGGAAGAGTCTTAAGGATCAAGTAGATACTAAATTAAATATATCTGATATAGTAGATGATTTAACCACTAATGATGCTGCAAAGGCCTTATCGGCAGCTAAAGGGAAGAGTCTTAAGGATCAAGTAGATACTAAATTAAATATATCTGATATAGTAGATGATTTAACCACTAATGATGCTAAAAAGGCCTTGTCGGCAGCTAAAGGGAAGAGTCTTAAGGATCAAGTAGATACTAAATTAAATATATCTGATATAGTAGATGATTTAACCACTAATGATGCTGCAAAGGCCTTATCGGCAGCTCAGGGGAAGAGTCTTAAGGATCAAGTAGATACTAAATTAAATATATTTGATATAGTAGATGATTTAACCACTAATGATGCTGCAAAGGCCTTATCGGCAGCTCAGGGGAAAAAATTAGACGAAAAGATAAATAAAAACGTTACTCTTATAAAAGACCCAAGAGGCAACCTTATAACTAAATGGTCAGGAAAGGGCAGTAATGGAACTAGTGGAGGTGTTCCTGTTGCTGGTGGTGCTATTTCTGGTACTGGTATAGAAAATAGTTTTTTAGGTATAAACTCTGGTAACGCCATAACCAGTGGATATCGGAATACGGCTTTTGGTTTTAAAAGTTTGGAAAATAATACTATAGGTAGTGATAATATTTCTATTGGCGCATATTCTCTCGCTAATAACACTGAAGCTACTCAGAATACTTCAATTGGATCCTACTCGTTAAACCAATTAGTATTTGGATTAGGAAATGTAGGAATAGGTGGACGCTCTTTATATGAAATGACTAGAGGGAGTGAAAATATAGCTATAGGGATAAATACTTTACATAATATGACTACAGGTGATAATAATATAGCTATAGGAAGTGAAGCTGGTTATTATATTCGTGACAAAAAAACACCTCTCAAGGAATCAAATAATTCTATTTTCATAGGAGCTAATACTAAATCGTTATTAGATAACAGCGAGAATGAGATAGTTATAGGTTATGACGCTATAGGACATGGGAATAATACTGTAACCATTGGTAATGCTAAGACCACTACTCAAATTTTCTTAGATGCAAGAACTGTTTATGCAGAAAATATACAAGTTCTTTCTGATAAACGTATCAAGAGCATAATAGGCATTTCAGATAAAGAATCAGATCTTAAAAAACTTTTAGATATAGAAATCACGGATTACAGTATGAGAGATACTAATAAACTGGGTAATCAGCATTTTAAGAAGGTAATAGCTCAGCAGATAGAAGGTATAGTTCCAAATATTGTAGAAAAGAATAGTGGTGTGATTCCTAGCGTCTATGAATCATCGAGTTCGATAGAAACTATTGATAATATCACATCAATTACTACAAAGAAATCTCATGGTTTTTCTAAGGGAGATATGGTAAGATTAATTTTGGATGATAACAAAGAGATTTTAGTAAAAGTAAAAGAGATAAAAAGTGCTAACACTTTTGTGGTATATTTAGGAGATGAGGTATCTCCAAATAAAGTATTTGTATATGGTAAGGAGGTAGATGATTTGCGATCAGTAGATTACGATGGCCTTACCACTTTGAATATCTCAGCTACTCAAGCGATTTATAATCATATGATAAAATTGAATGTCAAGTTAAATGAGGAACTCTCTAATACTAAAGAAAAACTTTCTGCTACTGAGGAAAAATTAAATGCTTTAATTGAAGAGTTAAGAAAATCAAACCTTCTAAGTGAATAA